One genomic window of Bradyrhizobium sp. B124 includes the following:
- the cobN gene encoding cobaltochelatase subunit CobN: MHVVFRESRGLEETATPRDLGQDPADLVVLSFSDSDLAAFAAGWRRGRAALPSLRLANLAELRHPLSVDTYIERTLSQARGILVRLIGGEPYWSYGLAAVHRLAKERGIALVVLPADGRDDLRLDEFSTLPVSTLRRLKVLCDKGGPVAAQAVIAQLALASGLYAGPVVGEIDFPEIGVYDSRRGAVAALPASDGRPLVLVTFYRSYLAAGDTAPVDALIEALREKGFDAHGVFVTSLKAAGVADWLRAQFAQCSPAAIVNVTAFSAAGDDGTTPFDAASCPVFQVALSTARREDWALSLRGLSPGDLAMHVVLPEVDGRLFTGVVSFKSPGERDPDLQFAHLAHRPDAERVAAVAARVAAWHRLASKPAGDKQLALVLSNYPGRPHQIAHAVGLDALASVEALLADLATAGFDLEPVESLGGVLLHRKLTWDVAEYRAAILNFPQQLQDDLARVWGEPEDDTDCRDGAFHFSAIQSGKSIIAVQPERGDLGQRDADYHDLSRTPRHAYVAFYLWLRQQDIDVVVHMGAHGTLEWLPGKSVALSSACWPEALIGDLPVVYPFIVNDPGEAAQAKRRIGAMTIGHLPPPLAQAAVPEGLRRLERLLDEYSTADGLDPARRQRLIAAIREEARTAGLEDDLGLAASVSAAEAIPQIDRFVCDLKESQFGDGLHVFGQGACGEAERAALRDALAGRRVAPGPSGSPYRGRSDVLPTGRNLFAVDPRAVPTPSAHAQGVKLAEELLRRHLQDHGDWPKGLVVDLWGSSTMRTAGEDFAMALHLAGIAPRWDHGSCRVSGYVIIAPAELGRPRIDVTLRVSGLFRDVFSGLAQLFEAATEALSERSEESDENPYRQRVSRVFGPRPGHYGAGIASVPDVFTEEACDAAGEAWLSASSWAIASDGEIRLDRAGIEARLASADSFVHTQDLPETDLLLAADYAAHEAGIAAAARRLGTKAPSLYHLDATRPDQPHARSLTEEISLVVRARAANPAWIAGMMRHGFRGAAEIAATLEHMAAFAHLAGVVPPHLFDLYYEATLGNDDVRAFMARENLAALSAIETCFTRLHDASLWQTRRNSIAAALQEAS, from the coding sequence ATGCACGTCGTCTTCCGCGAGAGCCGCGGCCTTGAGGAGACCGCGACGCCAAGGGACCTCGGCCAGGATCCGGCCGATCTCGTGGTGTTGTCGTTTTCCGACAGCGATCTCGCCGCGTTCGCGGCCGGCTGGCGGCGGGGTCGCGCCGCGCTGCCGTCGCTGCGGCTCGCCAATCTCGCGGAGCTGCGCCATCCGCTGTCGGTCGATACCTATATCGAGCGGACGCTGTCGCAGGCGCGCGGCATCCTGGTGCGGCTGATTGGCGGCGAGCCCTATTGGTCATACGGGCTGGCCGCGGTGCATCGCCTGGCGAAGGAGCGTGGCATCGCCCTGGTGGTGCTGCCGGCGGATGGCCGCGACGATCTGCGGCTGGATGAATTTTCAACGCTGCCGGTCTCGACGCTGCGCCGCCTGAAGGTGCTGTGCGACAAGGGCGGCCCCGTTGCCGCGCAGGCCGTGATCGCGCAACTGGCGCTGGCGTCGGGCCTTTATGCCGGACCGGTTGTCGGTGAGATCGATTTTCCCGAGATCGGGGTCTACGATTCGCGGCGCGGCGCCGTCGCGGCGCTGCCGGCATCGGATGGCCGGCCGCTTGTGCTGGTGACTTTTTATCGCTCCTATCTGGCGGCGGGCGACACGGCGCCGGTCGATGCGCTGATCGAGGCCTTGCGCGAAAAGGGATTCGATGCCCACGGCGTGTTCGTCACCTCGTTGAAGGCGGCGGGCGTGGCCGACTGGCTGCGCGCTCAGTTCGCGCAATGCTCGCCGGCCGCCATCGTCAATGTAACCGCGTTCTCTGCGGCGGGTGACGACGGCACAACGCCGTTCGATGCCGCATCGTGCCCGGTGTTCCAGGTCGCTCTGTCGACGGCGCGGCGGGAGGATTGGGCCTTGTCGCTGCGCGGTCTGTCGCCCGGCGATCTCGCGATGCATGTGGTGCTGCCGGAGGTCGACGGTCGCCTGTTCACGGGCGTTGTGAGCTTCAAATCGCCCGGTGAGCGCGATCCCGATCTGCAATTCGCGCATCTTGCGCATCGGCCGGATGCCGAGCGCGTCGCCGCGGTCGCCGCGCGTGTGGCAGCCTGGCATCGGCTTGCTAGCAAGCCCGCCGGTGACAAGCAGCTTGCGCTCGTGCTCTCGAATTATCCGGGGCGCCCGCATCAGATCGCGCACGCCGTCGGCCTCGATGCACTTGCCTCGGTGGAGGCGTTGCTGGCCGATCTTGCGACTGCGGGCTTTGATCTCGAGCCGGTGGAGTCGCTGGGGGGCGTACTGCTGCACCGGAAGCTGACATGGGACGTGGCCGAATATCGCGCGGCGATCTTGAACTTTCCGCAGCAGCTCCAGGATGATCTTGCGCGCGTATGGGGCGAGCCGGAGGATGACACCGACTGCCGTGACGGCGCATTTCATTTCTCGGCGATCCAGAGCGGTAAGTCGATCATCGCGGTTCAGCCGGAACGTGGTGATCTCGGTCAGCGCGATGCCGACTATCACGATCTCTCGCGCACGCCGCGCCATGCCTATGTCGCGTTCTATCTGTGGCTCAGGCAGCAGGACATCGATGTCGTCGTTCACATGGGCGCGCATGGAACGCTGGAGTGGCTGCCCGGCAAGTCGGTTGCGCTGTCATCCGCATGCTGGCCGGAAGCGCTGATCGGCGATCTGCCCGTTGTCTATCCCTTCATCGTCAATGACCCCGGCGAGGCGGCGCAGGCCAAGCGCCGGATCGGTGCCATGACGATCGGCCATCTGCCGCCACCGCTGGCGCAGGCGGCGGTGCCGGAGGGCTTGCGCAGGCTCGAGCGGTTGCTCGATGAATATTCGACTGCGGACGGCCTCGATCCGGCGCGGCGGCAGCGCCTGATCGCTGCGATCCGCGAAGAAGCGCGCACCGCCGGGCTGGAGGACGATCTCGGTCTCGCGGCGTCGGTCTCGGCGGCCGAAGCCATTCCGCAGATCGATCGTTTCGTCTGCGATCTCAAGGAAAGCCAGTTCGGCGACGGCCTGCATGTGTTCGGGCAGGGTGCCTGCGGCGAGGCGGAGAGGGCAGCGTTGCGCGATGCGCTCGCGGGCCGGCGTGTTGCGCCGGGACCGTCGGGCTCACCCTATCGCGGGCGAAGCGACGTGCTGCCGACCGGACGCAATCTGTTTGCAGTCGATCCGCGCGCGGTGCCGACGCCGTCGGCGCATGCGCAGGGCGTGAAGCTCGCCGAAGAGCTGCTGCGCCGTCACTTGCAGGATCACGGCGACTGGCCGAAAGGGCTGGTCGTCGATCTCTGGGGATCGTCGACGATGCGCACCGCCGGCGAGGACTTTGCGATGGCGCTGCATCTCGCCGGCATCGCGCCGCGCTGGGATCATGGATCGTGCCGGGTGTCGGGCTACGTCATCATCGCACCGGCAGAGCTTGGCCGTCCGCGGATCGACGTGACGCTGCGCGTGTCGGGGCTGTTCCGCGACGTCTTCTCGGGGCTTGCGCAGTTGTTCGAAGCTGCGACCGAGGCGTTGTCCGAACGCAGCGAGGAGAGCGACGAGAATCCTTACCGGCAGCGCGTCTCGCGCGTGTTCGGGCCTCGTCCCGGACACTATGGCGCCGGCATCGCGTCTGTCCCGGACGTCTTCACGGAGGAGGCGTGCGACGCGGCCGGCGAAGCCTGGCTGTCGGCATCGTCCTGGGCCATCGCATCCGATGGCGAGATACGGCTCGACCGCGCCGGCATCGAGGCACGGCTCGCCTCTGCCGACAGCTTCGTCCACACCCAGGACTTGCCGGAGACCGATTTGCTGCTGGCGGCGGACTATGCCGCGCATGAGGCAGGCATCGCCGCAGCGGCGCGGCGGCTTGGTACAAAAGCCCCGTCGCTCTATCACCTTGATGCGACCCGGCCGGATCAGCCGCATGCGCGGTCGTTGACCGAGGAAATCTCGCTTGTGGTGCGGGCGCGCGCCGCCAATCCCGCGTGGATCGCGGGCATGATGCGCCATGGCTTCCGTGGTGCTGCCGAAATTGCGGCGACGCTGGAGCACATGGCGGCGTTCGCGCACCTCGCCGGCGTAGTGCCGCCGCATCTGTTCGATCTCTATTACGAGGCGACGCTCGGCAATGACGACGTCCGCGCCTTCATGGCGCGCGAGAATCTGGCTGCGCTTTCTGCGATCGAAACCTGCTTCACCCGGCTGCACGACGCGTCGCTCTGGCAGACGCGGCGCAATTCGATCGCGGCGGCGCTGCAGGAGGCCTCATGA
- the cobG gene encoding precorrin-3B synthase has translation MSAVAIKGWCPGALRPMLSGDGLVVRIRPRGGRLDASQATGIAELAARYGNGLIDLTSRANLQIRGVGDEGYPALIDGLAELGLLDADSDTEAQRNVLVTPFWAADDDTPSLAAELERALASAQLDLPTKFGFAIDDGSERVLGGASADIRIERDRNGGPLVRADGARYGRSVSRREAVDIALAMAEWFVTSGGARAEKRRMASHLAGGASLPELLRGDAEPVTRSAAAVPGLYSTGAMVGLAFGQLPHQMLSHLAGSAQALRMTPWRMVLAEGMHGMPRGADLVTDPNDPALRVIACSGAPRCREAHADTRALASALASFVPADARLHVSGCAKGCAHSGSADVTLVASREGFDLIRDGTTRDAPVMRGLTRSDLLANPSALMGGH, from the coding sequence ATGAGCGCCGTCGCGATCAAGGGGTGGTGTCCCGGCGCGCTGCGGCCGATGCTATCAGGCGATGGCCTCGTGGTGCGCATCCGCCCGCGCGGCGGGCGGCTGGACGCGTCGCAGGCGACGGGAATTGCTGAGCTCGCTGCGCGATACGGCAACGGCCTGATCGATCTGACCAGCCGCGCCAATCTCCAGATCCGCGGCGTCGGCGATGAGGGTTATCCGGCGTTGATCGACGGACTCGCCGAGCTCGGGTTGCTGGACGCGGATTCAGATACCGAGGCGCAGCGCAACGTTCTGGTGACGCCGTTCTGGGCTGCCGATGATGACACGCCTTCGCTCGCGGCCGAGCTTGAGCGGGCGCTCGCCAGCGCGCAGCTCGATCTTCCGACCAAGTTCGGTTTCGCGATCGATGATGGCAGCGAGCGGGTGCTGGGCGGCGCGTCGGCGGATATCAGGATCGAGCGCGATCGCAATGGCGGACCGCTGGTGCGTGCCGATGGCGCACGGTACGGTCGCTCTGTCTCGCGCAGAGAGGCGGTGGATATCGCGCTCGCGATGGCCGAATGGTTTGTCACCTCCGGCGGAGCCAGAGCTGAGAAACGACGGATGGCGTCTCATCTGGCCGGCGGCGCGAGCCTTCCCGAATTGCTTCGCGGCGACGCCGAGCCAGTGACTCGATCGGCAGCCGCTGTGCCCGGCCTCTATTCGACTGGCGCGATGGTCGGCTTGGCCTTCGGGCAATTGCCGCACCAGATGCTCAGCCATCTCGCCGGATCCGCACAGGCTCTTCGCATGACGCCGTGGCGGATGGTGCTGGCGGAGGGGATGCATGGGATGCCCCGTGGCGCGGATCTCGTCACTGATCCCAATGATCCGGCGCTCCGCGTGATCGCTTGCAGCGGCGCGCCGCGCTGTCGTGAGGCGCATGCCGACACGCGTGCATTGGCATCGGCGCTGGCATCGTTTGTCCCGGCGGATGCCCGGCTTCACGTGTCCGGCTGCGCCAAGGGCTGTGCCCATTCCGGTTCGGCTGATGTCACCCTGGTTGCGTCACGCGAGGGCTTTGACCTCATCCGCGACGGCACCACGCGGGATGCGCCGGTCATGCGAGGTCTGACCCGTTCGGACCTCCTCGCAAATCCCTCCGCGCTGATGGGAGGCCATTGA
- a CDS encoding precorrin-8X methylmutase, with translation MPHIYETDGAAIYRQSFATIRSEADLARFTPDEEPVVVRMIHAAGMVGLEAHVRFTPGMAARARIALQEGAPILCDARMVSEGITRARLPAGNAVICTLGDPKVPELAQSMRNTRSAAALELWRPHLAGAIVAIGNAPTALFHLLNMLEDAECPRPAAIIGCPVGFVGAAESKAALMAKPPVPALTVEGRLGGSAITVAAVNALASRSE, from the coding sequence ATGCCGCACATCTATGAGACCGATGGCGCGGCGATCTATCGGCAGTCATTTGCGACGATCCGGTCGGAGGCCGACCTTGCCCGTTTCACGCCCGACGAGGAGCCGGTGGTCGTGCGCATGATCCATGCCGCGGGGATGGTAGGCCTGGAAGCGCATGTCCGCTTCACGCCCGGCATGGCTGCGCGCGCACGGATAGCCCTGCAGGAGGGCGCGCCGATTCTCTGCGATGCGCGGATGGTGTCGGAGGGTATCACGCGCGCACGGCTGCCGGCCGGCAACGCCGTGATCTGCACGCTCGGCGATCCCAAGGTTCCCGAACTCGCACAGTCGATGCGCAATACGCGCTCGGCGGCGGCGCTCGAGCTGTGGCGGCCGCATCTGGCCGGTGCGATCGTCGCGATCGGCAACGCGCCGACGGCGCTGTTCCATCTGCTCAACATGCTGGAGGATGCCGAGTGTCCGCGGCCGGCGGCGATCATCGGCTGTCCGGTCGGCTTCGTCGGTGCGGCCGAGTCGAAGGCGGCATTGATGGCCAAGCCGCCGGTGCCGGCGCTGACGGTCGAGGGGCGTCTCGGTGGCTCGGCGATCACGGTCGCCGCCGTCAATGCGCTGGCGAGCCGGAGCGAATAG
- a CDS encoding precorrin-2 C(20)-methyltransferase, which translates to MGRIICCGLGPGDPDLMSVRADRMVRAAKHVAYFRKKGQLGQARRIVEGLLAAGVSEYPMEYPVTTEIAFDSPDYARLLAGFYDEWTERLARLAHAVDIVVLCEGDPYFYGSFMHLHARLQGRVEIEVIAGIPGMVGCWNAVGQPIALADDVTTVLMGTLPEAELVQRMRSSDALVVMKTGRNLAKIRRALASAGRLDDAWLVERGTMPDQRVARLADLAEADCPYFAIVLVHGQGRRKGAA; encoded by the coding sequence ATGGGACGCATCATTTGTTGCGGGCTCGGCCCTGGCGATCCGGATTTGATGAGCGTGCGTGCCGACCGCATGGTGCGAGCGGCGAAGCATGTCGCCTATTTTCGCAAGAAGGGGCAACTCGGGCAGGCGCGGCGCATTGTGGAGGGTTTGCTCGCTGCCGGCGTCAGCGAATATCCGATGGAATATCCGGTCACCACGGAGATCGCTTTCGACAGTCCGGACTATGCGCGGCTGCTTGCGGGCTTCTACGACGAATGGACCGAGCGCCTGGCGCGACTTGCGCATGCGGTCGACATCGTCGTGCTGTGCGAAGGCGACCCTTATTTCTACGGCTCGTTCATGCACCTGCATGCACGCCTGCAGGGACGGGTCGAGATCGAGGTGATTGCCGGCATTCCCGGCATGGTCGGTTGCTGGAATGCGGTCGGCCAGCCGATCGCGCTTGCCGACGATGTCACGACTGTGCTGATGGGCACGCTGCCGGAGGCTGAGCTCGTGCAGCGGATGCGCAGCTCCGACGCGCTGGTCGTCATGAAGACCGGCCGCAATCTGGCGAAGATCCGCCGCGCGCTCGCGTCTGCGGGCCGTCTCGACGATGCATGGCTCGTCGAACGCGGCACCATGCCGGATCAGCGCGTCGCCCGGCTCGCCGATCTCGCTGAGGCCGACTGTCCGTATTTTGCGATCGTGCTGGTGCACGGGCAGGGACGGCGCAAGGGGGCGGCGTAA